From one Chloroflexota bacterium genomic stretch:
- a CDS encoding nuclease A inhibitor family protein has product MNITQLMSKVRVLFQRSPGDPMALISKAADGLLFSSESDYPLTPLAWTDPAPVSPQSLCKLAGLPDDTPVAQVEADAFFAPMLRLREGATPEAQARTARYRKLVDLLRQHLSGVAVYKLGRVEMPVFIVGRLPDGTLAGLRTTVVET; this is encoded by the coding sequence ATGAACATCACCCAACTTATGAGCAAAGTGCGCGTACTTTTTCAGCGCTCGCCAGGCGACCCGATGGCGCTGATTTCCAAAGCCGCCGACGGTCTGCTCTTTTCCAGCGAGTCCGACTACCCGTTGACCCCGTTGGCCTGGACCGATCCCGCGCCGGTCTCGCCGCAAAGCCTGTGCAAACTGGCCGGACTGCCCGACGATACGCCGGTCGCGCAGGTTGAGGCCGACGCGTTCTTCGCGCCGATGCTCCGATTGCGCGAGGGCGCCACGCCGGAAGCCCAGGCACGCACGGCCCGCTACCGCAAATTAGTCGACCTGCTGCGCCAGCACCTGAGCGGCGTAGCCGTCTACAAGCTCGGCCGCGTGGAAATGCCCGTCTTCATCGTCGGCCGGCTTCCCGACGGAACGCTGGCCGGCCTGCGCACGACGGTTGTTGAGACGTAA
- a CDS encoding DNA/RNA non-specific endonuclease yields MDLATTIKRVGSLIGAAIIIIIIGILFPNGSDTNPPPVPEPTGRPVATSAPGATSQPGTSGTRNLALGNPSNAVHDATQPNNYLIERPQYALSYNRDRAIPNWVSWQLAPNDIGPAQRSNEFVSDTSLPSGWLRITTDDYTGSGYDRGHMCPSADRTATQDDNDATFIMTNIVPQAPDNNRVTWEHLESYSRSLVGKGHVLYITAGSDGAIEKLKNKLTVPAFTWKVIVVAARDGNISGITTSTPVIAVRVPNDKNAKLGDWDQYRVTVASIESVTGYKFFTNLPAATQTALKSRIDPPPTN; encoded by the coding sequence ATGGATCTCGCTACGACTATCAAACGAGTCGGTTCGCTGATCGGCGCCGCGATCATCATTATCATCATTGGCATACTCTTCCCAAACGGCTCAGACACGAATCCGCCGCCCGTTCCCGAGCCGACCGGCCGCCCCGTGGCGACGAGCGCACCCGGCGCCACGAGCCAGCCGGGAACAAGCGGCACCCGGAACCTGGCGCTGGGCAACCCAAGCAATGCCGTACACGACGCGACCCAGCCGAACAACTACCTGATCGAGCGGCCGCAGTACGCCCTGTCGTACAATCGCGATCGCGCCATCCCCAACTGGGTGAGCTGGCAACTGGCGCCGAACGACATAGGCCCCGCGCAGCGCAGCAATGAGTTTGTCTCCGATACGAGCCTGCCGAGCGGCTGGCTGCGCATCACGACCGACGACTACACCGGCTCCGGCTACGATCGCGGCCACATGTGCCCGTCGGCCGACCGCACGGCGACCCAGGATGACAACGACGCCACGTTCATCATGACCAACATTGTGCCGCAGGCGCCGGACAACAACCGCGTAACCTGGGAGCACCTGGAGTCCTACTCGCGCTCGCTCGTCGGCAAGGGGCACGTGCTGTATATCACCGCCGGCAGCGATGGCGCGATCGAGAAGCTGAAGAACAAATTGACGGTGCCGGCCTTCACATGGAAGGTGATCGTCGTGGCCGCCAGGGACGGCAACATTTCGGGAATCACGACGAGCACGCCGGTCATCGCCGTGCGCGTCCCCAACGACAAGAACGCGAAGCTGGGCGATTGGGACCAGTATCGCGTCACCGTCGCGTCGATTGAATCGGTTACCGGTTACAAGTTCTTTACGAACCTGCCCGCGGCGACCCAGACCGCGCTCAAGTCGCGCATCGATCCGCCGCCGACCAACTGA
- a CDS encoding gamma-glutamyl-gamma-aminobutyrate hydrolase family protein, producing MSAPLIGSPAFARFSTWGDGTRDMDLVGMPTYNRALVQNGGALLFIPLDLSGDALRGIYDKLDGLLLTGGVDVHPNEYGEAMETFCGEIDPLRDAAELKIARWALAERKPILAICRGVQVLNVAAGGTLYQDVEAQYPDPIPHRRLVNGEPENAPHPIAIVEGSRLARALGGATATVNSGHHQAVKAIGAGLHATAQAADRLTEAIEATDPGVFVLGMQFHPEQLLDEQPPMHGIFRAFVSACR from the coding sequence GTGAGCGCGCCGCTGATCGGCAGCCCGGCCTTCGCCCGCTTCAGCACGTGGGGCGACGGCACGCGCGACATGGACCTGGTCGGCATGCCGACGTACAATCGTGCGCTGGTGCAGAACGGCGGGGCGCTGCTCTTCATCCCGCTCGATCTGAGCGGCGACGCCCTGCGCGGCATCTACGATAAACTCGACGGGTTGCTGCTGACCGGCGGCGTGGACGTGCACCCCAACGAGTACGGCGAGGCCATGGAGACGTTCTGCGGCGAGATCGACCCGCTGCGCGACGCCGCCGAGTTGAAGATCGCGCGCTGGGCGCTGGCCGAGCGCAAGCCGATCCTCGCCATCTGCCGGGGCGTGCAAGTGCTCAACGTGGCGGCAGGCGGCACGCTGTACCAGGACGTCGAAGCGCAGTATCCCGACCCGATCCCGCACCGGCGGCTGGTCAACGGCGAGCCGGAGAACGCACCGCACCCGATTGCGATTGTCGAAGGCTCGCGGCTGGCCCGCGCGCTGGGCGGCGCCACGGCGACCGTCAATAGCGGACACCATCAGGCCGTCAAGGCCATCGGCGCCGGGCTGCACGCCACCGCGCAGGCTGCCGACCGCCTGACCGAGGCGATTGAGGCGACCGATCCCGGCGTGTTCGTGCTCGGCATGCAGTTCCACCCGGAGCAGTTGCTCGACGAGCAGCCGCCGATGCACGGCATCTTCCGCGCGTTCGTCAGCGCATGCCGGTAG
- the mvaD gene encoding diphosphomevalonate decarboxylase — translation MQDRKATCVAFSNIALIKYWGNRNDTLRLPMTNSIGFALDSVYTTTTVEFADGQPADEIEIDGGAVSGAARERTIHHLDLLRRLAGSAARARVVSRNNFPMGAGIASSASGFAALTCAAAWALGLDLPERELSRLARRGSGSAARSVPGGFVEWYAADTDAGSFAETIAPPEHWPLRFAVAVVSHGEKPVGSTEGHRLAHTSPLYAARLVQVEEDIPQMRESLMQRAFHAVGSIAEADCLSMHAVMLTSAPSLLYWTPETVAVMHAVRAWRAGGLECYFTIDAGPNVIVITTEQSAAETAQRLHVLPGVHTVLTAGVGGAARRAAESLF, via the coding sequence ATGCAAGATCGGAAAGCAACGTGTGTCGCTTTTAGCAACATCGCCCTCATCAAGTACTGGGGCAATCGCAACGACACCCTGCGGCTGCCGATGACGAACTCGATCGGGTTCGCGCTCGACAGTGTATACACCACGACGACGGTCGAATTTGCGGACGGACAGCCTGCCGACGAGATTGAGATCGACGGCGGCGCGGTCAGCGGCGCGGCCCGGGAGCGCACCATCCACCACCTCGACCTGCTGCGCAGGTTGGCCGGCTCGGCGGCGCGCGCGCGCGTGGTCTCGCGCAACAACTTCCCGATGGGCGCCGGCATCGCGTCGTCGGCGTCGGGTTTCGCCGCGCTGACCTGCGCCGCCGCATGGGCGCTGGGACTCGATCTGCCGGAACGCGAGTTGAGCCGGCTGGCGCGGCGCGGCTCCGGTTCGGCGGCGCGCTCCGTGCCGGGCGGATTTGTCGAGTGGTACGCCGCCGACACGGATGCCGGCTCGTTCGCCGAGACGATCGCGCCGCCGGAACACTGGCCGTTGCGCTTTGCGGTGGCCGTGGTTTCGCACGGCGAGAAGCCGGTGGGATCGACCGAAGGGCACCGGTTGGCGCACACCAGCCCGCTGTATGCTGCGCGGCTCGTGCAGGTTGAAGAGGACATCCCGCAGATGCGGGAATCGCTCATGCAGCGCGCCTTTCATGCGGTCGGCTCGATCGCCGAAGCCGACTGCCTGTCGATGCATGCGGTCATGCTGACATCCGCGCCGTCGCTGCTGTACTGGACGCCCGAGACGGTCGCCGTCATGCACGCGGTGCGCGCATGGCGGGCCGGCGGGCTGGAATGCTACTTCACGATCGATGCCGGCCCCAATGTGATTGTGATAACCACCGAACAATCGGCTGCGGAGACGGCACAGCGCCTGCATGTATTGCCCGGCGTGCACACGGTGCTCACCGCCGGCGTTGGCGGCGCCGCCCGCCGCGCGGCGGAGTCCCTGTTTTGA
- a CDS encoding gamma-glutamyl-gamma-aminobutyrate hydrolase family protein, whose protein sequence is MSRPLIGIPMYSNINDPQRRRLNYSGTSTYSRALDLNGGLPVFIPLELDEQSLREIYTKLDGLLLSGGVDVHPQHYGEEVESFCGEIDPLRDATELTVTRWALADKKPVLAICRGVQMLNVASGGSLHQDIESQHPDPIAHRSVSHLETEAPHTIAIAPGSRLAHAVGTTTWVTNSYHHQALKHVPDYMHITARASDQIVEAVEGDDPSVYVLGVQFHPEMMVDDDARAHGIFRDFIGACQ, encoded by the coding sequence GTGTCTCGACCGCTCATTGGCATCCCAATGTATAGCAATATCAACGACCCGCAGCGGAGGCGGCTGAACTACTCCGGCACCAGCACCTACAGCCGCGCGCTCGATCTGAACGGCGGCCTGCCCGTGTTCATCCCGCTTGAGCTCGACGAGCAGTCGCTGCGCGAGATTTACACCAAGCTCGACGGCCTGCTGCTCTCGGGCGGCGTGGACGTGCACCCGCAGCACTACGGCGAGGAGGTCGAGTCGTTCTGCGGCGAAATCGATCCGCTGCGCGATGCGACCGAGCTGACGGTCACGCGCTGGGCGCTGGCCGACAAGAAACCGGTACTCGCCATCTGCCGCGGCGTGCAGATGTTGAACGTCGCGTCGGGCGGCTCGCTGCACCAGGACATCGAGAGCCAGCACCCGGACCCGATCGCGCACCGCAGCGTCTCGCATCTTGAAACCGAGGCGCCGCACACCATCGCCATCGCACCCGGCTCGCGGCTGGCCCACGCGGTCGGCACGACGACGTGGGTTACGAACTCGTACCATCACCAGGCGCTCAAGCACGTGCCCGACTACATGCACATCACGGCGCGCGCATCCGACCAGATCGTCGAAGCGGTCGAGGGCGATGATCCGAGCGTCTATGTGCTCGGTGTGCAGTTCCACCCCGAAATGATGGTGGATGACGACGCGCGCGCGCACGGCATCTTCCGCGATTTCATCGGCGCGTGCCAGTGA
- a CDS encoding gamma-glutamyl-gamma-aminobutyrate hydrolase family protein → MTRPLIGIPTATTLTEHYWARVVYDVVAAYSRAVDRNGGVPMLIPLNLSDEALRTLYDRVDGVLLAGGDDMHPATYGESAQPHCGAPDSLRDATELKIARWALDERKPLLGICRGLQMINVATGGTLYQDVDTEYPDPIQHRIRGANGMPINAPHPIAIDEGSRLAKAIGATTAIVNSGHHQAVKDVGDGLQVIARAADQLVEAVTAVADERYILAVQFHPELMIDDEPRMNGIFRDFVNACSAEAR, encoded by the coding sequence ATGACCCGCCCCCTCATCGGCATTCCAACCGCAACCACCCTCACCGAGCACTACTGGGCGCGCGTCGTGTATGACGTCGTCGCCGCGTATAGCCGCGCGGTCGACCGCAACGGCGGCGTGCCGATGCTGATCCCGCTCAACCTGAGCGACGAGGCGCTGCGCACCCTCTACGACCGCGTGGACGGCGTGCTGCTGGCCGGCGGCGACGACATGCACCCGGCCACCTACGGCGAAAGCGCCCAGCCGCACTGCGGTGCGCCCGATTCGCTGCGCGACGCGACCGAGCTCAAGATCGCGCGCTGGGCGCTCGACGAGCGCAAGCCGCTGCTCGGCATCTGCCGCGGCCTGCAGATGATCAACGTCGCCACCGGTGGCACGCTGTACCAGGACGTCGACACCGAGTACCCCGACCCGATCCAGCACCGCATCCGCGGCGCGAACGGCATGCCGATCAACGCGCCGCACCCGATCGCGATCGACGAAGGCTCGCGGCTGGCGAAGGCGATCGGCGCGACGACCGCCATCGTCAACAGCGGCCACCACCAGGCAGTTAAGGATGTCGGCGACGGCCTGCAGGTGATCGCTCGCGCCGCCGACCAACTGGTCGAGGCCGTGACCGCCGTCGCCGACGAGCGCTACATCCTCGCCGTGCAGTTCCACCCGGAACTGATGATCGACGACGAGCCGCGCATGAACGGCATCTTTCGCGATTTCGTGAACGCCTGCAGCGCGGAGGCCCGGTGA
- a CDS encoding response regulator, translated as MAQEKILVIDDSQQIREVIAKVLTSEGYVFVGAADGRTGLELLGKEKPDLILTDMQMPRMSGLEILQLLSQYKVDIPVVMMTAHGSETIAIEAFRLGVKDYIPKPFEVDVVLRVIERALAETRLRREKETLTRNLAAANQAMERRMQEMAVLGRVGQAVSALLEPPVLMKRIVEAAVYVCGGARGAFLLAEDGSLRFSAAAGFPARLEGTTAPLSSIVAGALKLSQPLMLAGAQVSQEPYGRDAPPPAAFLAAPIIAKGRAIGVLAVDRTQANRPFGDNDARLLAAIADYAAISLQNARLFSQVKSAQDQLQAVINSTTDGIVVFDGRGDVALANPAAREMLDTEIAPGHALLPSSVNNALIQLLSRAKAQGKPLGLEMPGARGKVLTATVSPAPEIGHVAILHDITQLKELERVRHETEQSELEQLRATYERYVPPAVAEQLLRAGPDALAAPEVREVIALHGGLRGFETLLNQVVPEALIRDVLNRYFETMSEIVLQHGGTIDKFDGESLLAVFGWPLAGPDDAAQAVACVTDMQNAFAQLGLDWEQAFGADLGFAAGIGHGMVIAGSIGSPQHQDYTVVGDAVSIARQLSEHAHRGEILMSRSVLDRLPGAPGGVLFDDFPPVSLRGQSAEHEIVLVRPDLAAARTRALSS; from the coding sequence ATGGCCCAGGAAAAAATCCTCGTTATTGACGACTCCCAGCAGATTCGCGAGGTCATCGCCAAAGTACTGACCAGCGAAGGCTATGTCTTTGTCGGCGCGGCCGACGGGCGCACCGGGCTCGAACTGCTGGGCAAGGAAAAACCCGATCTGATCCTCACGGACATGCAGATGCCGCGCATGTCCGGCCTTGAGATCTTGCAACTGCTGTCGCAGTACAAGGTCGATATCCCGGTCGTAATGATGACCGCGCACGGCTCCGAGACGATCGCCATCGAGGCGTTCCGGCTCGGCGTCAAGGACTACATCCCCAAGCCGTTCGAGGTCGATGTCGTGCTGCGGGTCATCGAACGCGCACTGGCCGAGACGCGCCTGCGCCGCGAAAAAGAGACGCTCACGCGCAACCTCGCCGCCGCCAACCAGGCGATGGAGCGCCGCATGCAGGAGATGGCGGTGCTGGGGCGCGTGGGCCAGGCGGTCAGCGCGCTGCTGGAGCCGCCGGTGCTGATGAAGCGCATCGTCGAAGCCGCCGTGTACGTGTGCGGCGGCGCGCGCGGCGCGTTCCTGCTGGCCGAGGACGGCAGCCTTCGCTTTAGCGCGGCGGCCGGCTTCCCTGCGCGACTGGAAGGCACGACCGCGCCGCTGTCCAGCATCGTGGCGGGCGCGCTCAAGTTGAGCCAGCCCTTGATGCTGGCCGGCGCGCAGGTCAGCCAGGAGCCGTACGGCCGCGACGCACCGCCCCCGGCCGCGTTCCTGGCCGCACCGATCATTGCCAAAGGGCGCGCGATCGGCGTACTGGCCGTGGATCGCACGCAGGCCAACCGGCCGTTCGGCGACAACGATGCGCGGCTGCTGGCGGCGATCGCCGACTACGCAGCGATCAGCCTCCAGAATGCGCGGCTGTTCAGCCAGGTCAAGAGCGCGCAGGACCAACTGCAGGCCGTCATCAACTCCACCACCGACGGCATTGTCGTCTTCGATGGGCGCGGCGACGTGGCGCTGGCCAACCCGGCGGCGCGCGAGATGCTCGACACCGAAATCGCGCCCGGCCACGCACTGCTGCCCTCCAGCGTCAACAACGCGCTGATCCAATTGCTGTCGCGCGCCAAAGCGCAGGGCAAGCCGCTGGGGCTGGAGATGCCGGGCGCGCGCGGCAAAGTGCTCACGGCGACCGTCTCGCCCGCGCCGGAGATCGGCCACGTGGCGATCCTGCACGACATCACCCAGCTGAAGGAGTTGGAGCGCGTTCGTCACGAGACGGAGCAGAGCGAACTGGAGCAGTTGCGCGCGACGTACGAGCGCTACGTGCCGCCGGCCGTGGCGGAGCAGTTGCTGCGCGCCGGACCCGACGCGCTGGCGGCGCCGGAAGTGCGCGAAGTGATCGCGCTGCACGGCGGCCTGCGCGGCTTCGAAACGCTTTTGAACCAGGTGGTGCCGGAGGCGCTCATCCGCGACGTGCTCAACCGCTATTTCGAGACGATGAGTGAAATCGTCCTGCAGCACGGCGGCACGATCGATAAGTTCGACGGCGAAAGCCTGCTGGCCGTCTTCGGCTGGCCGCTGGCCGGCCCCGACGACGCGGCACAGGCGGTCGCCTGCGTGACCGACATGCAAAACGCATTCGCGCAACTGGGACTGGACTGGGAGCAGGCGTTTGGCGCCGATCTCGGTTTCGCGGCCGGCATCGGCCACGGCATGGTCATCGCCGGCAGCATCGGCTCGCCCCAGCACCAGGATTACACCGTCGTCGGCGACGCCGTGAGCATCGCGCGGCAGTTGAGCGAGCACGCGCATCGCGGCGAAATACTCATGTCGCGCAGCGTGCTCGACCGGCTGCCGGGCGCGCCCGGCGGCGTGCTCTTCGACGACTTCCCGCCGGTCAGCCTGCGCGGGCAGAGCGCCGAGCACGAGATCGTGCTGGTGCGGCCCGATCTGGCCGCGGCCCGCACCCGCGCGCTGTCGTCCTGA
- a CDS encoding uridylate kinase produces MTTLVFLKLGGSLLTDKTKPEAARPDQIRRCMLEIAGALRARPDLRLVLAHGSGSFGHVAAVRSRFGSGGATGYVETGAAAARLNRIVADIALDAGLPVAALQPAASAVCDDGRLVELATHPLEIALQYGLVPLVFGDVAFDLRRGGCIASTEMIFDFLARRLHPARILLVGQVNGVHTSDPLRDPTAQRIARVTPATLPAVRAMLGGSHGIDVTGGMLTKVALMAALVEAVPGARAQIISGETEGLLRQCLISDDNEEGTIISN; encoded by the coding sequence GTGACCACGCTCGTATTTCTGAAACTCGGCGGATCGCTGCTGACCGACAAGACCAAGCCGGAAGCGGCTCGACCCGATCAGATCCGCCGGTGCATGCTTGAGATCGCCGGCGCGCTGCGGGCGCGGCCCGACTTGCGACTGGTGCTGGCGCACGGCAGCGGGTCGTTCGGGCATGTGGCGGCCGTGCGCTCGCGCTTCGGCAGCGGCGGCGCCACCGGCTATGTGGAAACGGGCGCGGCGGCGGCGCGGCTCAACCGCATCGTCGCCGATATCGCGCTCGACGCCGGGCTGCCGGTCGCCGCGCTGCAGCCGGCCGCCTCGGCCGTCTGCGACGACGGGCGGCTGGTGGAACTGGCCACGCACCCGCTTGAGATCGCACTGCAGTACGGACTGGTGCCGCTCGTCTTCGGTGATGTGGCGTTCGACTTGCGGCGCGGCGGCTGCATCGCCTCGACCGAGATGATCTTCGACTTTCTGGCGCGGCGGCTGCACCCGGCGCGCATCCTGCTCGTCGGCCAGGTCAATGGCGTGCATACGTCGGATCCCCTGCGCGACCCAACGGCGCAGCGCATCGCGCGCGTCACGCCGGCCACGCTCCCGGCCGTGCGCGCCATGCTCGGCGGCAGCCACGGCATCGACGTCACCGGCGGCATGCTGACCAAAGTTGCGCTGATGGCGGCGCTGGTGGAGGCCGTGCCGGGCGCGCGCGCCCAGATCATCTCCGGGGAGACCGAAGGCCTATTGCGCCAATGCCTTATTAGCGACGATAATGAGGAAGGCACCATCATTAGCAACTAG